The Acanthochromis polyacanthus isolate Apoly-LR-REF ecotype Palm Island chromosome 2, KAUST_Apoly_ChrSc, whole genome shotgun sequence genome contains a region encoding:
- the phospho2 gene encoding pyridoxal phosphate phosphatase PHOSPHO2, with protein sequence MKILMVFDFDHTVVDDNSDTWVIRCLPSQTLPDSVKNSYRKGRWTEFMGRVMSYIGDQEVNPDRVRSVMETIPFTPGMTDVLTFISENKSSIDCIVISDSNTLFIDWILQAAGLQAAIDQIFSNPAKFNESGYMEVQCYHSHDCDRCPVNLCKKKVLELYLSQQSDRGVGYKQIFYVGDGGNDLCPTSCLRDHDVVMPRKGYTLEKLLAKLEGQEGNASVKAGVIAWSSGTEILQELKTSMQS encoded by the exons atgaagattcTGATGGTGTTTGACTTTGACCACACTGTCGTTGATGACAACAGTGACACCTGGGTGATCAG ATGCCTTCCAAGTCAGACTCTTCCTGACTCTGTGAAGAATTCTTACAGAAAAGGTCGCTGGACAGAGTTTATGGGCAGGGTGATGAGCTACATAG GCGACCAGGAGGTCAACCCCGACAGGGTCCGCAGTGTGATGGAGACTATCCCCTTCACGCCTGGAATGACCGACGTGCTGACATTTATATCagagaataaaagcagcattgACTGCATAGTCATCTCTGACTCCAACACCTTGTTCATAGACTGGATCCTTCAGGCAGCGGGACTCCAGGCAGCTATCGACCAGATTTTCTCCAACCCGGCTAAGTTCAATGAGTCTGGGTACATGGAGGTACAGTGCTATCATTCTCATGACTGCGATCGATGCCCTGTCAACCTCTGCAAGAAAAAAGTCCTGGAGCTTTACCTGTCTCAGCAGTCTGACAGAGGTGTGGGATATAAGCAGATCTTTTACGTGGGAGATGGCGGGAATGATCTCTGCCCTACTTCTTGTCTGAGAGACCACGATGTTGTGATGCCTAGGAAGGGGTACACTTTGGAGAAACTGCTCGCCAAACTGGAAGGTCAGGAAGGTAACGCTTCTGTAAAGGCTGGGGTCATTGCCTGGAGCAGTGGCACTGAGATCCTGCAGGAGCTGAAAACAAGTATGCAGTCATAG
- the LOC110962148 gene encoding synapse-associated protein 1-like, whose amino-acid sequence MFRGLGTWLGLENPTYTKSSDDKDELIVEQEEKVVEAQNEVNKQQPVEQDEDQEANQENSEQGKGLGDYIFSFASSATKKISESVAETAQTIKKSVEEGKIDGIIDKTFLGDFQKEQEKFVQEKKAKRSEAAVPPWVGYNEEETIQQQILALSADKRNFLRDPPAGVQFHFDMEHMYPLAAVMLEEDQLLNRMRFDLVPKHVKEEVFWRNYFYRVSLIKQSAQLTALAAQQQQQDSGDSVSPEDVILTDNVRPKTPPVSINDLQKPPQEEEEEMSTSPGVSEFVSDAFDSTAINQEDLRKEMEQLVLDKKDSTPSPDDESADWEKELQQELQEYEVVTETDNKDDQWDQEIEKMLQADDS is encoded by the exons ATGTTCCGAGGTTTAGGGACGTGGCTGGGTCTGGAGAACCCGACATACACCAAGTCGTCGGATGACAAAGACGAGCTGATAGTGGAGCAGGAAGAAAAGGTGGTGGAGGCTCAGAACGaggtaaacaaacagcagccGGTTGAGCAGGACGAAGATCAAGAGGCGAACCAGGAAAACTCGGAGCAGGGCAAAGGACTGGGAG ATTACATCTTCAGCTTCGCCTCCAGTGCCACCAAGAAGATCTCAGAGTCTGTGGCAGAGACCGCTCAGACCATCAAGAAGAGCGTGGAGGAGGGGAAAATTGACGGCATCATAGACAAG ACCTTTTTAGGAGACTTCCAAAAGGAACAAGAGAAATTTGTCCAAGAGAAGAAGGCAAAGAGATCAG aaGCAGCAGTGCCTCCGTGGGTTGGCTACAATGAGGAAGAGACGATCCAGCAACAGATTCTGGCGCTGTCGGCT GACAAGAGGAACTTCTTGCGGGACCCACCAGCTGGTGTTCAGTTCCACTTCGACATGGAACACATGTATCCTCTGGCTGCAGTGATGCTGGAGGAAGATCAGCTCCTCAACCGGATGCGCTTTGACCTGGTTCCTAAACA TGTGAAGGAGGAGGTGTTTTGGAGGAATTATTTCTACCGGGTGTCTCTGATCAAGCAGTCAGCTCAGCTCACGGCGCTGGCAgcccagcagcagcaacaggacagcGGCGACAGTGTTTCACCTGAGGACGTCATCTTAACAG ACAATGTCAGACCAAAAACTCCACCAGTTTCCATCAACGACTTACAGAAG CCACctcaggaagaagaggaggagatgtCAACAAGCCCTGGAGTGTCTGAGTTTGTGAGCGACGCTTTCGACTCGACGGCCATCAACCAGGAGGACCTGAGGAAAGAGATGGAGCAGCTGGTGCTGGATAAGAAGGACAGCACCCCTTCTCCTGACG ATGAGTCCGCAGACTGGGAGAAGGAACTGCAGCAAGAGCTTCAGGAGTACGAGGTGGTGACTGAGACAGACAACAAGGACGACCAGTGGGATCAAGAGATTGAGAAGATGCTTCAGGCTGATGACAGCTAG